From the genome of Halomonas sp. MCCC 1A13316, one region includes:
- a CDS encoding MFS transporter translates to MRTLSNMGFAFFGAALIAISFGLARFAFGLYVPSISTDLELTAYLIGIIGALPLISFVLATLVAPFAADRLGARLLAVLSSGFGAVGLALISLASDALSLGVGVFVCGICTGLMMPALTAAMQAMVSRTMHGRVSSIMNAGTSIGIIVAVPTVVFLSNAWRFTYTMFAMLAGIGVVAAWYFLPSVSRIMPANAAPPPPISRLQWSRLIRLTLFAFAMGFIAAPYWLFAPDLTVTLGDLHPGHTGWLWFAVGIAGLGGAMVSDLADRNNPPITQALMLMMLSSSLVLLAASPSQLGLAMFSALVFGLAYMSLTGLYLMTGIRLLPGRLSMGPVLPFMAVALGQATGSPIAGMLVDGFGYAYAFSIFSVIGIVVAILSPIYPGHIDYWADWAEETAGEPQEEQVSVEDTGLQAAYDQQLLDENGEPVEPVAEDEDSPSTPRLL, encoded by the coding sequence ATGAGAACCTTGTCGAATATGGGATTTGCTTTTTTCGGTGCCGCGTTAATCGCCATCAGCTTCGGGCTTGCACGCTTTGCTTTTGGCCTGTACGTACCTTCCATCAGCACCGACCTGGAACTGACGGCCTACCTGATCGGTATCATCGGGGCACTGCCGTTAATCAGCTTCGTACTTGCCACGCTGGTCGCACCGTTTGCCGCTGATCGCCTTGGTGCTCGTTTGCTGGCGGTACTCTCGAGTGGTTTCGGTGCAGTCGGCCTTGCATTGATCAGCCTGGCCTCAGATGCGCTATCGCTTGGTGTTGGTGTGTTCGTCTGCGGCATCTGTACCGGTTTGATGATGCCGGCACTAACCGCTGCCATGCAGGCAATGGTGAGCCGCACGATGCACGGGCGAGTGAGCTCGATCATGAACGCAGGTACAAGCATCGGTATCATCGTCGCGGTACCTACTGTTGTGTTCCTCTCCAATGCATGGCGTTTCACTTATACAATGTTCGCCATGCTGGCAGGCATCGGTGTCGTTGCGGCGTGGTACTTCCTCCCCTCGGTATCACGGATCATGCCAGCAAACGCCGCGCCACCGCCCCCTATCAGCAGGTTGCAGTGGTCGCGTCTCATCCGGCTCACGTTGTTCGCCTTTGCCATGGGCTTTATTGCGGCGCCTTACTGGCTTTTTGCCCCGGACCTGACGGTTACCCTCGGCGACCTGCACCCCGGCCACACCGGTTGGCTATGGTTCGCGGTCGGTATTGCTGGGCTCGGTGGAGCCATGGTGAGTGACCTGGCTGACCGTAACAACCCGCCTATTACGCAAGCATTGATGCTGATGATGCTTTCCTCGAGCCTGGTATTGCTTGCCGCGAGCCCAAGCCAGCTAGGCCTGGCAATGTTCTCAGCGCTGGTCTTCGGCCTTGCCTATATGAGCCTTACGGGGCTGTACCTGATGACCGGCATCCGCCTGCTGCCGGGTCGACTCTCGATGGGGCCGGTGTTGCCTTTCATGGCGGTAGCACTGGGGCAAGCTACGGGATCACCCATTGCAGGCATGCTGGTAGACGGCTTCGGCTATGCCTATGCGTTTTCGATTTTCTCGGTTATCGGCATCGTGGTAGCGATTCTGTCGCCGATATATCCGGGCCACATCGATTATTGGGCAGACTGGGCCGAGGAAACTGCAGGAGAACCACAGGAGGAGCAGGTGTCGGTTGAAGATACCGGTCTCCAGGCAGCATATGATCAACAGTTGCTGGATGAAAAT
- a CDS encoding Acg family FMN-binding oxidoreductase, whose protein sequence is MKILWRHGDGQASDRAARLKELIRYATLAPSGHNTQCWRFRVTDDAIAILPDLSRRTPVVDPDDHHLYVSLGCAAENLSLAAQASGLSGEVTFHPEGDGEVRVTLTPCQPELSPLFEAIPARQCTRTDYDGTPLTDNELSLLQAAGTGKGVSISLLTERKAMEKVLEFVLQANSLQIGNRSFRQELENWIRFGDREAVEAGDGLFARSMGSPATPRWLGRWLFRSLFRQGVENAKVARQVRSSAGIAVFISESDDRAHWVEAGRCYQRFALQATALGICNAFINQPIEEASVRPVFTEALGLVGGRPDLVVRFGRGKAMPRSLRRPVEAVLIPSSPA, encoded by the coding sequence GTGAAGATCCTCTGGCGCCATGGCGATGGGCAAGCGTCCGATCGTGCCGCAAGGCTGAAGGAGCTCATTCGCTATGCCACCCTGGCCCCTTCCGGCCACAACACCCAGTGCTGGCGATTCAGAGTCACTGACGATGCCATCGCTATCCTGCCGGACCTCTCGCGGCGTACTCCGGTCGTCGACCCGGACGACCACCACCTCTACGTTTCGCTGGGATGTGCCGCCGAGAACCTGAGCCTGGCGGCGCAAGCTTCCGGGCTGTCAGGCGAGGTGACCTTCCATCCCGAAGGCGACGGAGAGGTGCGCGTTACGCTGACACCCTGCCAGCCGGAACTCTCCCCACTGTTCGAGGCCATCCCGGCGCGGCAGTGTACGCGCACCGACTACGACGGCACGCCCCTTACCGATAACGAGTTGAGTCTGCTGCAGGCCGCGGGAACCGGGAAGGGCGTTTCCATCAGCCTACTGACCGAGCGCAAAGCGATGGAAAAAGTGCTGGAGTTCGTGCTCCAGGCCAACAGCCTGCAGATCGGCAACCGGTCATTCCGGCAGGAACTCGAGAACTGGATCCGCTTCGGCGACCGAGAGGCAGTCGAAGCCGGCGACGGGCTTTTCGCGCGCTCGATGGGCAGCCCCGCCACCCCGCGCTGGCTGGGCAGGTGGCTGTTCCGCAGCCTGTTTCGGCAAGGCGTCGAAAATGCCAAGGTGGCTCGTCAGGTACGCAGCTCCGCCGGAATTGCCGTGTTCATCTCGGAAAGCGACGACAGGGCGCACTGGGTGGAAGCCGGCCGCTGCTACCAGCGCTTCGCCCTGCAGGCGACGGCACTCGGCATCTGCAATGCCTTCATCAACCAGCCAATCGAAGAGGCGAGCGTTCGCCCTGTGTTCACCGAGGCACTGGGTCTAGTGGGTGGGCGTCCCGACCTGGTGGTGCGGTTCGGGCGAGGCAAGGCGATGCCGCGTTCGCTGCGGCGGCCGGTGGAAGCGGTCCTCATTCCGTCAAGCCCAGCGTGA
- a CDS encoding pyridoxamine 5'-phosphate oxidase family protein: MSSPEHKQKIWKMIKDIKVGMLVTLDGETPRARPMHLVQDEYDGTLWFFTRRSAEKVSETSRDHDVCLSFSDQEEGVYVSLSGKANLTADRELVEKYWNPFVAAWFPDGKDDPDLALLEIKVTMGEHWKAKESKVFQLYEFAKANVKKDATPNLGENEKFGG; this comes from the coding sequence ATGTCCAGCCCGGAGCATAAGCAGAAAATCTGGAAGATGATCAAAGACATCAAAGTCGGCATGCTGGTGACGCTGGATGGCGAGACGCCTCGCGCCCGGCCGATGCACCTGGTGCAGGATGAGTATGACGGCACCCTGTGGTTCTTTACCCGCCGAAGTGCCGAGAAGGTTTCCGAGACCAGCCGCGACCACGATGTCTGCCTCAGTTTTTCCGATCAGGAAGAGGGCGTGTACGTGTCGCTCTCGGGCAAGGCCAACCTGACCGCTGACCGCGAGCTGGTCGAGAAATACTGGAACCCGTTCGTCGCCGCCTGGTTCCCCGACGGCAAGGACGACCCGGACCTCGCCCTGCTGGAGATCAAGGTGACCATGGGCGAGCACTGGAAGGCCAAGGAGAGCAAGGTGTTCCAGCTGTATGAGTTCGCCAAGGCCAATGTCAAGAAGGACGCTACCCCGAACTTGGGCGAGAACGAGAAGTTCGGTGGCTGA
- a CDS encoding TetR/AcrR family transcriptional regulator, whose protein sequence is MPASKRDQLLATAERLFYEQGFHATGIDRIVAAAGVVRMTLYNHFASKEALVSAVLQARHERFVASLDAAMSAASPGQATRALVDAHGRWLEAYSPHGCIMTKAMGEFAEHSAEIHALARSSKRDLLTRLETAVALDGLGHHPDLARRLFLVLEGCNTAVLLLGMRTALADTRSVVDALLAAAWSKDQ, encoded by the coding sequence ATGCCAGCCTCCAAGCGTGACCAGTTGCTCGCCACGGCCGAGCGACTCTTCTATGAGCAGGGCTTTCACGCCACCGGCATCGACCGCATCGTGGCGGCCGCCGGGGTGGTACGCATGACGCTCTACAACCACTTCGCCTCCAAGGAAGCGCTGGTTTCGGCCGTGCTGCAGGCCCGCCATGAACGCTTCGTCGCCAGCCTGGATGCGGCAATGTCCGCCGCTTCACCGGGCCAGGCGACGCGGGCGCTGGTCGATGCCCATGGCCGCTGGCTGGAAGCCTATAGTCCGCATGGCTGCATCATGACCAAGGCGATGGGCGAGTTCGCCGAGCACAGCGCCGAGATCCATGCCTTGGCGAGATCTTCCAAGCGCGACCTGCTGACACGACTCGAAACCGCTGTGGCACTCGATGGCCTGGGCCACCACCCGGATCTGGCGAGACGCCTCTTCCTGGTGCTGGAAGGCTGTAATACGGCGGTGCTGCTGCTGGGCATGCGGACGGCCTTAGCTGACACTCGGTCGGTAGTCGATGCCCTTCTCGCTGCGGCTTGGAGCAAGGATCAATGA